A genomic segment from Nicotiana sylvestris chromosome 1, ASM39365v2, whole genome shotgun sequence encodes:
- the LOC138891193 gene encoding uncharacterized protein, which produces MSAPPGNWEGQFTARPPLFNDQYYSWWKNRMRDHIIGEDYELWDIVTDGLLATTKKNDEGVDVPKTRADYTAEDLKKWEKNAKAKKWLVWGLGPDEYNRIQSCTTAKEIWDTLQVAHEGTPQVKRSRATLLYSQYENFTMKEGETIEEMYTRFIILTTKLKSLGRIILEEDKVEKILTRVLPANHKDGLPKKERSLALRIAEGSDLEDNEMAMITRDFKKYLIRGKGSSRGETFNKPRAPKKQTNEGCYKCGKTNHMIKNCLQLEIEWKKKRAERSNSSDEDSEDEAGDEQTLMAIGESDDEQDISVIHLKDKIKFLSKEKLSKLLLDFIDESEVINN; this is translated from the exons atgagtgcaccacctggaaactgggaaggacAATTTACTGCTAGACCTCCACTCTTTAATGACCAGTACTATtcctggtggaagaacaggatgagagaccacatcataggagaagactatgaactttgGGACATTGTTACTGATGGTCTCCTAGCTACTACAAAGAAAAATgatgaaggagtggatgtgccaaagacgaGAGCAGACTATACTGCTGAAGATTtaaagaaatgggaaaagaatgctaaggccaagaaatggcttgtgtggggactaggtccagacgagtacaatagaattcaaagttgtactactGCTAAGGAGATTTGGGACACTCTacaagtggcccatgaaggaactcctcaagtaaagagatcaagagcaACACtgctgtattctcaatatgagaatttcaccatgaaggaaggtgAAACCATCgaagagatgtacacaaggttcataATACTAACAACtaaacttaagtctcttggaagaattatccttgaagaagacaaggttgagaaaatcttgacaagggtcttgCCA gcaaaccataaaGATGGATTACCCAAAAAGGAAAGAAGcctggctctcagaatagctgaaggttCAGATTTAGAGGAtaatgaaatggctatgatcacaagggatttcaagaaATACCTAAtaagaggaaagggttcttcaagaggtgaaaccttcaacaaaccaagggcccctaaaaaacagaccaacgagggttgctacaaatgtggtaagactaaccacatgatcaagaattgcCTTCAGttggaaattgaatggaagaaaaaaagggctgaacgaagtaacag ctcagatgaagattcagaagatgaagctggagatgaacaaacacttatggccattggagaatcagacGATGAACAAGATAtaagtgtgattcatctcaaagacaagattaaatttttgtctaaagaaaagcTATCTAAATTACTGCTAGACTTTATTGATGAGTCTGAGGTCATAAACAATTAG